One genomic window of Kaistia geumhonensis includes the following:
- a CDS encoding phosphotransferase enzyme family protein — translation MIELERGRAGQILLRGDAVVRPAGAWTPTVHRFLSHLRDRGFAAAPVPLAIEGDQEVVSYVAGRVSEDLADPLTGSPAMLISAARLLRRFHDASRGFLESDGAAQHWMLPAQEPRELVCHGDFAPYNVVTEGEAAVGLIDFDAAHPAPAAWDIAYALYRWAPLTDPAQAGAVHDSEEQLRRARLFCDAYGADEAGRWQLPHMIGRRVRALVDFMLARAEAGDVSFAEAVARGDSDIYIRDLDYLARIGERLRLALI, via the coding sequence GTGATCGAACTCGAACGTGGCCGCGCCGGCCAGATTCTCCTGCGCGGGGACGCGGTCGTTCGGCCGGCCGGCGCATGGACGCCGACGGTCCATCGCTTCCTTAGCCATCTTCGCGACCGCGGCTTTGCCGCCGCTCCGGTTCCCCTCGCGATCGAAGGCGATCAGGAGGTCGTGAGCTATGTGGCGGGACGCGTTTCGGAAGACCTCGCCGATCCGCTCACCGGCTCTCCGGCCATGCTGATCTCGGCGGCGAGGCTGCTCAGGCGTTTCCACGACGCGTCCCGCGGGTTTCTCGAAAGTGACGGCGCCGCGCAGCACTGGATGCTCCCGGCGCAGGAGCCGCGGGAGCTGGTCTGCCACGGTGACTTCGCGCCCTACAATGTCGTGACCGAGGGCGAGGCCGCCGTCGGACTGATCGATTTCGACGCCGCGCATCCGGCGCCGGCCGCCTGGGACATCGCCTATGCGCTCTATCGCTGGGCGCCGCTCACCGACCCGGCGCAAGCCGGCGCTGTCCATGACAGCGAGGAGCAGCTTCGCCGGGCGCGACTTTTCTGCGATGCCTATGGCGCGGACGAGGCCGGGAGGTGGCAACTGCCGCATATGATCGGGCGGCGCGTGAGAGCGCTGGTCGATTTCATGCTCGCGCGGGCCGAGGCCGGCGACGTATCCTTCGCGGAGGCGGTCGCGCGAGGAGATTCCGACATCTATATCAGGGACTTGGACTACCTCGCGCGGATCGGCGAGCGGTTGCGTCTCGCCCTGATCTGA